From Hippoglossus stenolepis isolate QCI-W04-F060 chromosome 4, HSTE1.2, whole genome shotgun sequence, a single genomic window includes:
- the hnf1ba gene encoding hepatocyte nuclear factor 1-beta-A, with protein MFSKMVSKLTSLQQELLSALLDSGLTKDVLIQALDDLDPSPPSFGVKMESLSMSPAPGKMSGPDSDSKPVFHTLTSDHSKGKLSGDEGSEDGDDFDTPPILKELQSLNTEEAVEQRAEVDRMLSEDPWRAARMIKGYMQQHNIPQREVVDITGLNQSHLSQHLNKGTPMKTQKRAALYTWYVRKQREILRQFNQAVQGPPGSNMTEKDNQDPVFFFPEFNPTGPNMGQPGEEVGSEPSCKKMRRNRFKWGPASQQILYQAYERQKNPSKEEREALVEECNRAECLQRGVSPSKAQGLGSNLVTEVRVYNWFANRRKEEAFRQKLAMDSITVPSHGLNPLLSLSSPHHPQNSASPPMRYSQGPGEVTSSTTISHHSSNGMASSQSVLQQVSPGGMDHSHSLLSPDAKMISVSGGGLPPVSTLTNIHSSHHSHQQTQNLIMPLSGVMAIAQSLNSSQSQSVPVINSVAGSLAALQPVQFSQQLHSPHQQSLMQHSPSHMGQQPFMAVTHSHMYSHKQEPPQYSHPSRFPSAMVVTDANSLSTLSSMSSGKTDNPVNKMVQLGGLSWCPLQAW; from the exons ATGTTCTCTAAAATGGTATCCAAGCTGACATCCCTGCAGCAGGAGCTCCTCAGCGCCCTGCTGGACTCAGGACTCACCAAGGACGTGCTGATCCAGGCCCTGGACGATCTGGACCCCAGCCCGCCGAGCTTCGGAGTTAAAATGGAGAGCCTGTCCATGTCCCCCGCTCCCGGCAAGATGAGCGGGCCGGACTCCGACTCCAAGCCCGTCTTCCACACGCTCACCAGCGACCACAGCAAGGGCAAGCTGTCCGGGGACGAGGGCTCCGAGGACGGGGACGACTTCGACACGCCGCCGATACTGAAGGAGCTGCAGTCGCTCAACACGGAGGAGGCCGTCGAGCAGAGGGCGGAGGTGGACCGCATGTTGTC AGAGGACCCATGGCGTGCTGCCCGCATGATCAAAGGTTAcatgcagcagcacaacatccCCCAACGGGAGGTGGTGGACATCACAGGGCTGAACCAGTCTCACCTCTCCCAGCACCTCAACAAAGGCACGcccatgaaaacacagaagcgAGCGGCCCTCTACACCTGGTATGTCAGGAAACAGCGGGAAATACTGCGAC aGTTCAACCAGGCAGTGCAAGGTCCTCCTGGCAGCAAtatgacagaaaaagacaatcaGGATCCGGTGTTTTTCTTCCCAGAGTTCAACCCTACTGGTCCGAACATGGGTCAGCCCGGTGAGGAGGTCGGCAGCGAACCCTCGTGCAAGAAAATGAGACGTAACCGTTTCAAATGGGGGCCCGCGTCCCAGCAAATCCTGTACCAGGCCTACGAGCGACAGAAGAACCCCAgcaaggaggagagggaggcttTAGTAGAAGAGTGCAACAG AGCGGAGTGTCTTCAGAGAGGGGTCTCCCCGTCGAAAGCGCAGGGCCTCGGCTCTAATCTGGTCACAGAGGTGCGAGTGTACAACTGGTTCGCCAACCGACGCAAGGAGGAAGCCTTCAGGCAGAAGCTGGCGATGGACTCCATCACTGTACCGAGCCACGGCCTCAACCCTCTGCTGTCACTCAGCTCGCCACATCACCCCCAGAACAGCGCTTCACCTCCCA tGCGTTACAGCCAAGGCCCCGGTGAGGTCACCTCCTCCACGACCATCAGTCACCACAGTAGCAACGGCATGGCCTCCAGCCAGTCGGTGCTCCAACAGGTGTCTCCGGGAGGAATGGACCACAGCCACAGTCTGCTGTCACCTGACGCCAAGATG ATTTCTGTTTCAGGTGGAGGACTTCCTCCAGTCAGCACACTCACAAACATCCACAGTTCCCATCACAGCCATCAGCAGACACAAAACCTCATCATGCCTCTATCTGGAGTCATGGCCATCGCTCAGA GTTTAAACTCGTCGCAGTCTCAGTCGGTGCCGGTGATCAACAGCGTGGCGGGCAGCCTCGCAGCGTTGCAGCCGGTCCAGTTCtcccagcagctccacagccccCACCAGCAGAGCCTGATGCAGCACTCACCCAGCCACATGGGCCAGCAGCCATTCATGGccgtcacacactcacaca TGTATTCTCACAAGCAGGAGCCTCCACAATATTCCCACCCGTCACGTTTCCCCTCGGCCATGGTGGTCACGGACGCCAACAGCCTCAGCACCCTCAGCTCCATGTCCTCCGGAAAGACG GACAATCCTGTAAACAAGATGGTGCAGCTCGGGGGTCTCTCCTgg TGTCCTCTTCAAGCTTGGTGA